ACAAGCTAATTGAGGTAAGCCAACTCAGACTAACTAATTTAGGCTAGCTAATTTAAGCTAATAATCGAAATTAACTAACTTAGATTAAATTAGGGTTGTCTTTGAAGTAATCAATAAAGTAGTCGATAAATGCCCGCACTTTAGGCGCAACTAATCGGGTATTGGGGTATAGTGCCCAAATATCGGTTGAACTCTTGAGTGGATAGTCACTTAGAATTTCAACCAGCTCACCTGCATTAAGTTTTTCATAAGAGCACCAAGTTGAGGTGATTGCAATGCCTAAGCCTGCGGCGCAAGCATCACGTACAGCTTCGCCGTTATCAACGCGCAGTACGGTATTTGTTTTGATATTTTTGGTTCCCTGTTTTGCAGCAAATTGCCAAACTTCTAAACCAAATAAATTAACACTTTGGTGGTGGGTTAAGTCTTCGGGAGTTTGTGGTATGCCATGCTGCTCCAAGTATTTTGGCGAGGCGACAATTTTACGATTGTCTTGTGCAAGCTTCCTTGCTTTTAAACTCGAGTCGTTAAGGGCGGCGTCACGAATGGCAATGTCGAAACCGCCCTCAACTAGGTCGACAATGTTGTCACTAAGCCTTAAGTCTATTTTCAGTTTTGGGTATTGTGCCATAAAGCCCGACAAGCCCGGCATAATATGCATGCGGCCAAACGATGCTGGCGCGGTAATTCTTAATGTGCCGGAAGGAGCTAAGCTACCACTGCCTACTGACGAGCGATCCACATCAACGTTGGCAAGGATCTCTTCAGCGATTGGCAATAAGGTTTCCCCCTCGTCGGTTAAGGACACTTTGCGCGTTGTTCGGTGCATTAAGCGCACCCCTAACGATTCTTCAAGTTTGCTAATATGAGCACTTGCTACCGCAGGCGATAAGCCAAACTCACTGCCAGCCATACTGATATTGTGGGTTGCTGCAACGCGAACGAAAAGTTTTAAATGATCAATATTCATGCTGGCTACTTGTACCCGTAAATTAATTTCGATTAATCAACTAGATATTAATGAGTATAGTGTGGTGATGCTAGATTGAATTACTGTTAGCTAAATATGAAGAACAATTGTTTAGCAAGACAAGCGAGGCAAGTGAATTAAAAGCCTCGCGATTATTTTGATTTCAAACAGGTGCAGCTATTTGGCTTGGTGTTGTGTAGCTTGTCCTTAACTTTTACTTCACCAGCTAATTTAGCTTATGCGCTTGTTATAGGCCGGCTTTACTTGAAGCCCGCTTTGCTTGAAACTGGCTTTTAAGCTCTTCCCTAACAATTGCAGCGCCCGCACTTAATGCTTTTAGCTTAGCGTTAGCAACTTCGCGTGGAAGTGGTGCCATACCGCAATTAGTGCAAGGGTAGAGCTTGTCGGCATCAACGTAGTCAAGGGCGCTGCGCAGAGTTTCGGCGACTTCCTCTGGAGATTCAATGGTGTTGGTGGCAACGTCAATGGCACCAACCATCACCTTTTTACCGCGAATTAATTCCAGTACTTCGAGTGGCACACGACCGTTGTGGCATTCAAGCGAAATAATATCAATACTTGATTGTTGCAAACTCGGGAAAGTCGCTTCGTACTGGCGCCATTCATCGCCTAAGGTTTTCTTCCAGTCAGTGTTTGCTTTAATGCCATAGCCATAGCAAATATGTACCGCAGTTTCGCAATTTAAGCCTTCAATGGCGCGCTCTAAGCATTTAATACCCCATTCGTTCACTTCGTCAAAAAATACGTTAAACGCAGGTTCGTCAAATTGAATAATATCGACACCAGCTGCTTCCAGTTCTTTGGCTTCTTCGTTTAGGGCTTTGGCAAATTCCCACGCGAGTTTTTCGCGGCTTTGATAATGCGCGTCATACAGGGTGTCGACCATGGTCATTGGCCCAGGCAGTGCCCACTTGATTGGCTGGTTAGTTTGCTGGCGCAAGAATTTAGCGTCATCGACAAATACTGGTTTAGTGCGGCTTACAGGGCCTACAACCGTTGGAACGCTGGCATCGTAGCGATTGCGAATGCGCACGGTTTTACGTTTTTCAAAGTCGACACCGCTTAAATGTTCAATAAAGGTGGTGACAAAGTGCTGGCGGGTTTGTTCGCCGTCGCTAACAATATCAATACCCGTAGTTTGCTGTTCTTGCAGGGTTACGCGCAAAGCATCTTGTTTGCCGTCAGTTAATGCTGTGCCGGATAGTTTCCAAGGTGACCAAAGTTGCTCAGGCTCTGCCAGCCAAACGGGTTTCGGTAAACTGCCTGCGGTTGATGTGGGTAATAGTGTTTTCATAAAAATAATATCTACTTCTTTGTTGTTTTATTTTCGGCTTATTGCTATGCGCTTTTACTCGCTAGAAGCGCTAAGTTGCTAAACCGCAAGGTGGCTAAACCGAATAGTTGGCAGCCCAATTTTCAAGTACGCCTTGGTAGGGTTTAATAAAGTGCTGTTCGGCAAACTTTCCTTGTTCAATTGCTAGTCTGCTGCGCTCTTCACGGTCATACACTATTTGCGTTAACGAATGGTCGCGGTTTTTAAGGTTTGGCTGATAGCGTTTACCTGCTGCTGCATTGGCGTTGTAAATTTCTGGGCGATAGATTTTTTGGAAGGTTTCCATGGTGCTAATCGTGCTGATCAATTCAAGGTTGGTATAGTCATTTAGCAAATCACCAACAAAGTAAAAAGCAAACGGTGCAACGCTATTCGGCGGCATAAAATAACGTACCTGTAAGCCCATTTTTTCGAAGTACTGCTCGGTTAACGACGACTCATTCGGCTGGTATTCAACACCCAATACAGGGTGCTGATTTTCGGTGCGATGATAGGTTTTGTTGTCAGATACGCTTAAGCAGATGACTGGTGGCTTGTTAAAGTGTTGCTGATAGGCGTCTGAGCTTAAAAAGTACTGAAATAGCTTGCCGTGTAAATCACCAAAGTTATTTGGGACGCTAAATTGTGCTTGGTCTTTATTGTGGTTCAGCAGCAGTACACTGAAGTCGTAATCGCGCACATAAGAAGAAAAGTTATTGCCAACAATGCCTTCAATGCGCTCACCTGTTTGATGGTCAAGAATATTGGTTTTTAACACCTCTATCGACGGAAATATTTCATCGCTTGTGGTTACTGTCATATCCACAGAAATAATCTCAAGTTCGACACTGTAGCGATCGCCGTTTGGGTTGTCCCAGTTGGCTAGGGCATTAAAACTGTTATCAATCATCTTTAGGGCATTACGTAAGTTGGCTTGACGATGGGCTCCGCGAGCTAAATTGGCAAAGTTAGTGGTTAAACGAGTGCTGTTTGCTGGTTGGTAGTTTTCGTCAAAGCTGATGCGTTTGATGCTGTAGTTAAAATCTGTAGTCATGATGATTGATACTCGCCAGTTAAAATATTGGTTAAGGTGCACGTTACTTTTCTTGTGTCATGGCGAAACTTCACTAGGAAACATTACTAGAAAGTAAGCCTTCGCTAAGTAATCGCTGTTAGCTATTTTTATACTGGCTTAACGAGATGAATAAAAATGAAGATACTTCATGAAAAGATGAGCTGATTTCATAATGCTGATTGTTAGCGGCTTTCAGGTGAGCTTACTTCGGGCTTGTTACCGATATTTTTTGTTTGGCTTACAAGGTTTTTAAACTAAGTAGCTCAACTAATATACTTCATCTTACAAGCTACGTTTTAGCTGCTAACAGCTTGTGCTTAACATACAACAGTGTTTTTGATACATCGTACTTAAACCCAATGATTTTCAGAATATACAAACTGATTAGCAATCAACCCGAATTTGCTATCTAATTGTGCTATCATCTAAAACCTTTATATTCGAGCTTAATTCTTTCGCCGTTTTTCGTTACTTTTTAGGTTCTCTACTTTGTCTCTGCCTACTGACTAGGTGGCTAAAGTAAAGCGTATTAACCTAGCTTTGGTGTTGAGTAACGCCTAAAACTGATTATTGAAAGCGGTTAAACAATTAAGCATTGACTCTCATATACAACCTGCGCTTTGCGCTAAGGTGTCACTTAATGATGAAATTGAATTCATCGAAGCTTAATCGCGCCGTTTTTTTCCCCTCCACCCTTGCTATCATTGCCCTGCTCGCGTTTACCTTTTTATGGCCAAAAAGTGCATCGGCAACCTTTAGTGCTATGCAAGCTGCAATCACTGTTAATGGCGGCTGGTTCTATGTTTTAGCGGTGGGCATTATTTTAGGGTTTGTGCTGTACTTGGGAATTTCTCGCTTTGGTGAGATAAAGCTCGGGCCAGATCATTCCACCCCTGATTACAGCATGAGCACATGGCTATCAATGCTCTTTGCTGCTGGCATGGGCATTGGTTTAATGTTCTTTGGTGTTGCTGAGCCAGTAATGCATTATCTATCCCCTCCCACCGCAGAGCCAGGCTCAATTGATGCAATGCGCGAGGCGATGAAAATTACTTTCTTCCATTGGGGGTTTCATGCTTGGGCTATCTACGCCATTGTTGCACTAATATTGGCGTACTTTTGTTATCGCCAAGGGTTGCCGTTAACGCTGCGCTCAGCGCTTTACCCGATTATTGGTGATCGCATCTATGGTTGGCCGGGTCACTTAGTGGATATTTTTGCCGTTGTCGGTACGGTATTTGGTGTTGCTACCTCACTGGGCTTAGGCGCAAGCCAAGTCAACGCTGGCCTTAACTATTTGTTTGAGGTTGATGTTAGCCAAATTAATCAAATGCTGATTATGCTAGCGATTATCTCGTTGGCGTCGATTTCCGTGGTTACGGGTTTAGACAAAGGTATTAAAATTTTGTCTGAAGTAAACATGGGGTTAGCGATAATGCTGATGCTACTAATTTTTGTACTTGGCCCAACCGTTTACTTGTTGCAAGTATACGTGCAAAACATTGGTGGCTATTTATCTGAGATTGTTGCCAATACCTTTAATTTATTTGCCTACGAGAAGAAAGATTGGATCGGCGGCTGGACAATTTTCTATTGGGGCTGGTGGCTAGCATGGGCACCATTTGTTGGCTTGTTTATCGCACGTATTTCAAAAGGCCGCACAATTCGTGAATTCGTTTTAGGGGTACTGATGGTACCTACGGCATTTACCTTATTGTGGATGACCATTTTCGGCAATTCTGCAATTTCACTGATTGTTGATGGTGGATTTACCCGTTTGGCTGAAATGGTCAATGAAAATGCTGCGGTTAGCTTGTTTGTATTTCTGGAAGCAATTCCTTGGTCAACAGCGCTAACGGGATTATCTATTTTGATGATTGTTATCTTCTTTGTCACCTCGTGTGACTCAGGGGCTATGGTCATTGATATGCTGTGTTCAAATGGTGAGAACGATACACCAGTATGGCAGCGTTTATTCTGGGCATGCTGTGTTGGTGTTGTAGCGGCAATACTAACCTTAGCTGGCGGCTTAGAAGCGTTGCAAACCATGACCATCGCTAGTGCCTTGCCATTTTCAATAGTGCTGCTCGCCGCTTGTTTTGGTTTAGTGAAAGCGCTGCGTGTTGAAGCAGCAAAACGCGATGCAATGCAATTGAACTTGTCTACTACCAATATGTATCGCCACAAAGACGATTGGCAGGAAAAGCTGGATAATATTTTATCAACACCCACCAAGAAAAACGCTGATGTGTTTATTAAAAGTCGTGTGCGAAAAGCGTTTGAAAAAATGAAGGAGCAGTTCGAAGCCAACGACATTGATGTCGGCATCGAGTCAACGACTTCTGGCTTGCAGCTAAAAGTTTTTCATGGTGATGAGCATGACTTTATTTACGCAGTGAAAAAGAGTGAGCATTTACAGCCAGATTTCAACAGCGATACCGATAGCAATTCCGATAGCTACTATCGCGCTGAAGTACACTTAGTGGAAGGTGGTCAAGACTACGACATTATGGGCTGGTCAGAAGCTGAAGTACTCAATGATATTGTTGATCAATACCAAAAGCATATGCACTTCTTACACTTGTTGCGAGAGTAGCAGCGTCTTGAATTGCAGTGTATAGCACAACAATTATCATAGTAGTTGAGTGGACTTGTTAATAAGTCGCTGATGAATAAACAATAAAGCCACCTCAGAGCAGGTGGCTTTTTACTAGCTATTTGTATCGACTTCGCTTTCTTGCTACTTTTGTTTGCTAAGAATTAACTAAACTTAGTGCACTTACGTCTTGCCATGGGCCTTTTATCGCGAGTGTTTTGGCTGGCGAATAAAGGTTAACAAATAACGTTGAACCATCCGGTGAGAAACAGGCGCCGGCGAGTTCTGTTTGTGCATGCAGGCGGGCAAAATCATATAGTTTACCGTCGGGGGTTACACCGCGCAGGTGGTTGTTAACCACCTCGGTATATTGGTCTTCACACACCAATAAGTGGTCTTGTGGGGTAACGGTTAGGTTGTCGCCAAAATTAAACAGTGACTCATCTTCGCTTTCTAAAAACAGTTGTAAACGAGCCGGCTGTGCACGCTCATGTACTTTGCCTTCATATGCTGATGGTTGATAACGCATAATTTGACCAAGCTGTTTGTTGCCACCATTCGTGCAACAGAAGTACAGTTCGTTATCGGCCCAGTGAATGCCAGTGACGTCAACCCGAGGCAAAATTTACGTCTAATGACCATATGTTGTCCTTTAATTGATAACTTCAAGATTGTTTAATATCTGTTAGTTAATGTCATTTGATTAGCGTCATATACTAAGCGCTATAACGCTCACTGCTTTGCATTGCGAAACGCCGACAGCGCAGGCGGAATTGCTGCGATAAAAGCTAATACGGCGATAAGCAAAAGTGTGATGACATTGGCTTGCGAGAAAACGTTGGGTGTTATGGCAAGGCCGTAATGATTGAGCAGGTAATGCTGTGCAGATATTAAGCCTGTGCTTAGAAGCCCTGTCGCTAATAGCGCACTAACAATGACAATTAGCATGGCCTCAAGTTCAATAAACCAATAAATAAATAGCGGTGAAGCGCCAATCATTCTCAGTAATTTTATCTCTTGTCTGCGCTCGTTAATGGAGCTAATTAACATGGCGCTAAGCCCAAGCAGCGCTGAAATCACCACTAATGCTGATATTAATCTAAGTGCTTTTTCAACAACCGACATGGTTTGCCACAGCTCTTGTAATGCAACGCCCGGTAATATTGCCATTAGCGGCTCGTTATTGTCGGTATTAATCTGTCGCTGAAGCTGAAATACGCGCATTTTTGAAGTAAGGCCAAGCATCACAGCGGTAACTGACGTTGGTTGCAGCTCAGGAGCTGCCATCGACACTTGGCTAGCCGGCTGCTGCCCAGAGTTTAATGGCCGTGCTAAATGCACAGCGCTTAAGCCTTGCAAGCTTACGTGTAAACTTCTGTCAACGGGTGTCCCCGTAGGGGCCAATATGCCAACGACTTGAAAGGGCGATTGCTTATGCTGAGTAAAGCTAGTGCTACCAATGCCATGTGACAAAATCAGTTTATCACCAAGCTGGTAACCCAAGCGCTTCGCGACCTCACTGCCAAGTACCAGCTCAAAAACACCGTTAAATGCTCGCCCCGCCTCAAAGCTGAGCTGTTGCTGCTGACCAAAGCTAAAATAAGTAAAGTAATTTGTTGTTGTGCCCAGCACGCGATAGCCTTTATGCGAGTCGCCAAGTGAAATCGGCACGGCCCATTTTACGGCATTGTGTTGACTAACGCTTTGATATGCTTGCCAACTAATATTGTTGGTCGGTGCCCCCATACGAAATACCGAGTAGAGCAGTAAGTTCAAACTGCCTGTGCGAGTGCCAACAATAAGGTCAACACCGGAAACGCTATTAGCGAAATTAGTTTTTGCTTGTTGGCGAATATGCTCAGTGGCCAGTATCACCACAATACTGACAGTGACGGCAAATATGGTCAGCATGACCGAGCCTTTGCGGTGCCATAAACTCTTGCTGGCAATTTGCAATAACATTAGCGGTGTTCTCGCTTATGTTCATTGCCTTGGTAGTTATTATCTGTGGAGTTATCACTTTGGCAGTTATCGGCGGCAATATTGAAATCATATAACGCTTCGACATGATCAAAGTGCGGTGCCAGTTGGGTGTCATGGCTAACAAATAATAAAGTAGTTTGCTGGTCGCTATTATCATTTGCACATAGCTGCGTTAACAGATTGATAAAATTATTACGCGCGGCAGTGTCCAGTGAAGAGGTTGGCTCATCTGCAATCAGCAATTTAGGTTGATTGATAAAAGCTCGTGCAATACCTACACGTTGCTGTTGGCCAACACTTAGCTGATTAATTGGCCGATGCCAGTCTGCTGACGGAATACCAAGTCGCTCTAGTAAGGGCATAATGGTTTGCTTCTTGCTAACCTTGCGTTTAGGGCCTTGTTGGGAAGCAAAATGATTGGCTAGTTTGATGTTGTCTACGGCGGTTAAATAGCTGATTAAATTGAATTGCTGAAAAATATAGCCAGTATGCTGCGCTCGGAATTTGTCACGTTGGCGAGCGCTCATTTGGTTGATGGGCTCACCCAACACCCGGACAGTGCCTGATGCGGGTGTTAAGATGCCTGCGAGTATATTAAGTAAACTTGTTTTACCACTGCCTGATGCGCCAAAGATAAAGCATTTTTGCCCTTGGGGCACAGACCAGTGAGGGATATCGAGCACAGGCGATTCTGTACTAACTTCTGCGCTACCTTCAACGCTGCCTTCTGCGCTACCATGGCTTGTTGGAGCTGCGTTTCTTTTCCCTTGGTTGTAACTAAACGTTAGGTTTTCTATTTCGACAGCTAGACTCATATAAACGGACTATTCTTATGCAATTGGTTTTATGCAATTGGTATTAATTGTTATATTGTCACTAAAGTTGTGTTTTGTGATAGTATCACGATGTTGTTAGGAGTTAGAAGTCTGTAGGTTAAATTTGTCATGAGAAGCTCAGCGAAACTGATTCGCAATGCCCAATTCCCCCGAGCTGGTATGTTTACTATTGCTAGCAATACAAGTAGCAATACAAGTAGCAATACAAGTAGCAATACAAGTAGCAATACAAGTAGCAATACAAGTAGCAAAACAAAGTGCAAAGGAGTTAAGCCTCGCAATTGTAATACAACGAAGGAGTTAAAGGTTTTTTCTACAGTGCTCTTAATCGCAGGCGTGCTACTTAGCAGTGGCTGCAGTGAGTCACAGCAGGGCGAGGAAATTAGCACGCAGGTGCATGCGGCAGAAAACCCTAATGAGCAAGTGATTGAGCAAGTTATTGAGCAAGAGCTAATGGCCTTTAGCGATGGTTCACATCTTAAATCTGGCGTTTTCCGATCCATAGAGTGGGGCGATCTAATTCCGGAAGATGATTTACAAGCCTTGCTTAATCCACCGGATTTTCTGATACAGATTGAAGATGGCTCTGCCGAAGATCAAATCACTAGCACTATTCAAAATGCTATGGCAGCAAACAAGGCGGCAAATAATGCTGCAAATGGCGAAAAGCAGATAGAACCTTACGAGCAAGCGCTGGTATCTACCAATATTATAGAAGCCATGAATGGGCAAAAAGTTCGTATTCCTGGCTTTGTTGTGCCATTAGAATTTAACGATAACCAAGTTGTCACTAGTTTTTTCTTAGTTCCTTTTTTCGGCGCTTGTATTCATGCGCCACCACCACCGCCAAATCAAATAATCTTTGTTGAGTCTGAACGCGGTTTTGCGCTTGAGAATCTTTATGAACCTATTTGGGTGTCGGGGAAGTTGGCAACTGAGCTATTTGAAGACCAGCTAGCAACCGCAGCCTACACGATGCGACTTACGCATATTGAAAAATATGATGGTTAATTCAATGGGTATAAGTTTTATCGAGGTTGAATAAACCAGTTTTAGCCAATAACTGGGTATTGGCTACATCTTGTTAGTTTTGTAGTGTTAGCTAAGCCTTGTTAATTACACCAAGGCGATTATGAACGAGCTTCGTCAATAAGTGCCTGCTTTAATGCTTGCTCCCAAGCACTTTCTTCTACTTTATCTTCATCGCAGATGATTTCTATTCGGCTCTCAAGGCACTCATCTAGCATAGCTTCGGTAAGGCCATCTCGGGTGCTGTTATAGCCAAAAATACCATCACTTGTGATAAATACGGCTTTAATCCGCTCTGCACTAATACGGGCTAAAAGCGCTACTAGCTTTGCGCGATCAAATACCTTGTCAGGTGCAAACCGCCAACCGACACTGCTAAAGCCTTCTCCTTGATTGGCGGCTTTTAAATAACCTGATGTTGGCATGGGCTGTTCGGCTACAATTGGCGCTGCTGAGGCCTTTTCGTGGTGATGATGGCGATGAACGACAGGCACATGGTCTGTTTTACCGCTAAGCCAGCTCAGCTCTATTTTACCGTGCTCTGCAAATAGTAATTGCTGCGCAGGGCAGCCTTGAATTTGTTGGTTGCTGATATAGCTGGCTAATGCTTGTTGGTGAACATCTGAATACAAATCTACTTTGTTGCCAACCACAATATCGGCAATTGCGATTTGTTGGTTAAATGTCGCATGCTCGGTGTAGCGCCTATCGGCCAAATTACGTGCGTCAACGAGCGTGACGGTTTTTTGCAAATCTAAAATTTCGCTGTAGTAGTTATTCGACAGCAATTGCAGTACTTCAACTGGGTGACCTAAGCCCGTTGGCTCAATTAATAAGCGATCAGGCTTGGCTTCTGCGAGCAGCAAGTTAAGTGCGATTTGCATGGGCAGCCCAGACGCACAGCACATACAGCCGCCGGGCACTTCTTTGATAAATACTTGTTGGTCGGCTGCTGATGAACCTTGAAATAAACTGCCGTCAACGCCAATTTCACCAAACTCATTGACTAAGATTGCCCAACGCTCATGACTGGGTTTCTCATTGAGTAAGTGCATGATCGCAGATGTTTTTCCTACACCAAGAAACCCCGTGATGATATTGGTTGGAACAGCGAGAATTTTATCGTTTTTTTGAGTCATGAATTTGCTCTTGTACTGCAGAGTAAAAATATTGGTTTGCTATTAGCTGCGCTCAGTTTTTATGGCCAAATTAAGCTTTCTCGGCCTAATTATACTTTCGCGAACTAGTTACATTTCCATGTGGAGTAGGGGCCTGTATCAATTCAAAACTAAGTCAAAAATAAGTTAAGCACAAGCCATCACAATGCTAACAGTTTAACTCGCTTGCTCTGACGGACATGCACACTTATCGTGGCTGCGACACAGACTAAAGTTCTTCACATGAGCGACCGCGATAATGGTTGCACCTACTGTAGTTAATAATTTTTCACCAATTTCACCAAGCAAGTGCTCACCAAATAGTGCTGCCGCTAACAGCGTTGCAAGGCCCACTAGGCCATAGCTTACCACCGTATAATTACGATGCTTTTTACAGCCTAAGGTAAGTGCATAAATACTGGTAGGTAAGACTGCCATGACCATCCAAAAATGAAACGACTCTTGTGCCATAGGTAATACCGCCAAACTAGGAACGATGACCAGTAATAACGGAAGCGCTAAACAATGCAGGACACAAAGCATAGAGAGGCTGATCGCTAGTTTGTCGGCATAAAGTGATAATAATTTCATTGAGTAAACCTTATTATTTTAGTGTAGCTAGCTGTGCTTTTATTGTTGGCGCATCTAGCAAGTTTTCATAAAAATCTGTTAAGTAAGCTATTAGCTAGTTTCTGTCTGCTATCAGTTATTGGCCGCTAGATACTGGCTGCCAGTTACCGGCTATTAGCCGTTGGCGACAAATTGTCGATAAGTGGTTGGTTATAAACCACCTCTTTAACCTGCTTTTCGGCACAAGTAGCTTCTTCCTTGCATTGAGCCTTATCGGATTGTTTTTCCGATTTGATTGCACACGCTTGGCATGTGCCTGTCAGTTCAATTTGTGGCGAATTTAGTTGATAACCCGTTTGCTTAATTTCATCGATTAGCGCAGCCAAGTTAGTAGAGCAGGCGCTGAGTTCATCAACGCGCTGACATTGCTGGCAGACGATAAATTGTGGCAATTCGTGTGAATGTTCACAGCCGATGTAGGCACAGGCGACGTATTTATTGGCAATGTTTAATCGATGTGCCAAATGCACTGAGGCAAGGAAATCTAAAATACGATAAGCCGACATTGGTGCCAGTGTTTGCTGATAATGCTCGCTGTATAACTCAATCAGCTCGTAAGCGGATACCGCTTTATCTGCTTGAAGCAAAACACTTAATACTTGTTTGCGTTTTTTCGTTAAGCGTTCACCGCTCTTGCGGCAGCTTTGCTCTGCTTGCTCGATGTGAGTTTGCCAATTCTTCATTATATTACCTCAACTCAAGCACTGTGTTGGAAGGTATGAGCGTTGCGCTACCTTGCTGTGTTCTGGTTAGCCAAATTGCACGAACTTTTGTTAAGCGGCTAAAGTGTTTAAAGAGTTCGATAGTCATTGACTCTAGCGTATGAGCTTGCTGGCAATTAAACAGGTAAGTTGCTGATACTTCAGCGTGTTCGTGTTGGTGACTGTCGTCATGACTGTCAGGCTTTGGCATTAGACTCTGTAAATCGATAAATTGCTCTGTCAGTTGGCATTTTACGTTAGCAAATTTTAAAACCTGCGCTGTGTTTGTCAGCTGCTGTTTGGCATAGTTGATCTGAGCGAGTTCTTGCTCATCTTGGGCGCGGTGCTCAAAGCCAACAATACTTTCTGCAGGTGCAATAAGGTTGATTTGAACTTGCTTGCCTTCGACGACCACAGTTAATTCTGCCATACCATGGACATGTGCCTGTAGGTTTGACGAAT
This Thalassotalea euphylliae DNA region includes the following protein-coding sequences:
- a CDS encoding DUF3299 domain-containing protein, translated to MLLIAGVLLSSGCSESQQGEEISTQVHAAENPNEQVIEQVIEQELMAFSDGSHLKSGVFRSIEWGDLIPEDDLQALLNPPDFLIQIEDGSAEDQITSTIQNAMAANKAANNAANGEKQIEPYEQALVSTNIIEAMNGQKVRIPGFVVPLEFNDNQVVTSFFLVPFFGACIHAPPPPPNQIIFVESERGFALENLYEPIWVSGKLATELFEDQLATAAYTMRLTHIEKYDG
- a CDS encoding BCCT family transporter codes for the protein MMKLNSSKLNRAVFFPSTLAIIALLAFTFLWPKSASATFSAMQAAITVNGGWFYVLAVGIILGFVLYLGISRFGEIKLGPDHSTPDYSMSTWLSMLFAAGMGIGLMFFGVAEPVMHYLSPPTAEPGSIDAMREAMKITFFHWGFHAWAIYAIVALILAYFCYRQGLPLTLRSALYPIIGDRIYGWPGHLVDIFAVVGTVFGVATSLGLGASQVNAGLNYLFEVDVSQINQMLIMLAIISLASISVVTGLDKGIKILSEVNMGLAIMLMLLIFVLGPTVYLLQVYVQNIGGYLSEIVANTFNLFAYEKKDWIGGWTIFYWGWWLAWAPFVGLFIARISKGRTIREFVLGVLMVPTAFTLLWMTIFGNSAISLIVDGGFTRLAEMVNENAAVSLFVFLEAIPWSTALTGLSILMIVIFFVTSCDSGAMVIDMLCSNGENDTPVWQRLFWACCVGVVAAILTLAGGLEALQTMTIASALPFSIVLLAACFGLVKALRVEAAKRDAMQLNLSTTNMYRHKDDWQEKLDNILSTPTKKNADVFIKSRVRKAFEKMKEQFEANDIDVGIESTTSGLQLKVFHGDEHDFIYAVKKSEHLQPDFNSDTDSNSDSYYRAEVHLVEGGQDYDIMGWSEAEVLNDIVDQYQKHMHFLHLLRE
- a CDS encoding methionine synthase, which produces MKTLLPTSTAGSLPKPVWLAEPEQLWSPWKLSGTALTDGKQDALRVTLQEQQTTGIDIVSDGEQTRQHFVTTFIEHLSGVDFEKRKTVRIRNRYDASVPTVVGPVSRTKPVFVDDAKFLRQQTNQPIKWALPGPMTMVDTLYDAHYQSREKLAWEFAKALNEEAKELEAAGVDIIQFDEPAFNVFFDEVNEWGIKCLERAIEGLNCETAVHICYGYGIKANTDWKKTLGDEWRQYEATFPSLQQSSIDIISLECHNGRVPLEVLELIRGKKVMVGAIDVATNTIESPEEVAETLRSALDYVDADKLYPCTNCGMAPLPREVANAKLKALSAGAAIVREELKSQFQAKRASSKAGL
- a CDS encoding DUF1852 domain-containing protein; this translates as MTTDFNYSIKRISFDENYQPANSTRLTTNFANLARGAHRQANLRNALKMIDNSFNALANWDNPNGDRYSVELEIISVDMTVTTSDEIFPSIEVLKTNILDHQTGERIEGIVGNNFSSYVRDYDFSVLLLNHNKDQAQFSVPNNFGDLHGKLFQYFLSSDAYQQHFNKPPVICLSVSDNKTYHRTENQHPVLGVEYQPNESSLTEQYFEKMGLQVRYFMPPNSVAPFAFYFVGDLLNDYTNLELISTISTMETFQKIYRPEIYNANAAAGKRYQPNLKNRDHSLTQIVYDREERSRLAIEQGKFAEQHFIKPYQGVLENWAANYSV
- a CDS encoding LysR family transcriptional regulator encodes the protein MNIDHLKLFVRVAATHNISMAGSEFGLSPAVASAHISKLEESLGVRLMHRTTRKVSLTDEGETLLPIAEEILANVDVDRSSVGSGSLAPSGTLRITAPASFGRMHIMPGLSGFMAQYPKLKIDLRLSDNIVDLVEGGFDIAIRDAALNDSSLKARKLAQDNRKIVASPKYLEQHGIPQTPEDLTHHQSVNLFGLEVWQFAAKQGTKNIKTNTVLRVDNGEAVRDACAAGLGIAITSTWCSYEKLNAGELVEILSDYPLKSSTDIWALYPNTRLVAPKVRAFIDYFIDYFKDNPNLI
- a CDS encoding ABC transporter ATP-binding protein, with the protein product MSLAVEIENLTFSYNQGKRNAAPTSHGSAEGSVEGSAEVSTESPVLDIPHWSVPQGQKCFIFGASGSGKTSLLNILAGILTPASGTVRVLGEPINQMSARQRDKFRAQHTGYIFQQFNLISYLTAVDNIKLANHFASQQGPKRKVSKKQTIMPLLERLGIPSADWHRPINQLSVGQQQRVGIARAFINQPKLLIADEPTSSLDTAARNNFINLLTQLCANDNSDQQTTLLFVSHDTQLAPHFDHVEALYDFNIAADNCQSDNSTDNNYQGNEHKREHR
- a CDS encoding ABC transporter permease, with product MLLQIASKSLWHRKGSVMLTIFAVTVSIVVILATEHIRQQAKTNFANSVSGVDLIVGTRTGSLNLLLYSVFRMGAPTNNISWQAYQSVSQHNAVKWAVPISLGDSHKGYRVLGTTTNYFTYFSFGQQQQLSFEAGRAFNGVFELVLGSEVAKRLGYQLGDKLILSHGIGSTSFTQHKQSPFQVVGILAPTGTPVDRSLHVSLQGLSAVHLARPLNSGQQPASQVSMAAPELQPTSVTAVMLGLTSKMRVFQLQRQINTDNNEPLMAILPGVALQELWQTMSVVEKALRLISALVVISALLGLSAMLISSINERRQEIKLLRMIGASPLFIYWFIELEAMLIVIVSALLATGLLSTGLISAQHYLLNHYGLAITPNVFSQANVITLLLIAVLAFIAAIPPALSAFRNAKQ